One segment of Niveibacterium microcysteis DNA contains the following:
- a CDS encoding ABC transporter permease — translation MRVRLPFELLVALRFLREGRTQSLLILGGVTAGVAVTIFLTHLIGELQSSIIERVLGSQPHVVIRPPDEVNRRALPDGPGTLATDQPRAQRLRPVDQWESVAKLAAATPDVVAVSPLVTGPAFALRGEASKSVALMGVEPDAYRRIVLMDKYLTAGRFAPSGTNTVIGIELAKDLGVSLGDRIRVQTAGGREEVLTITGLFDIGNRDLNRRWVFVSLRLGQSLLELAGGVSQVDLRVTDIFEAEAIARPLADATGLKVESWMTTNAQLLAGLKNQSTSLNLIRSFVTLIVALGIASVLVVSVVQKQREIGILRAMGAGRRQLLAVFLIQGALVGSVGSALGASLGWGLLQIFASVFRNGDGTPIFSPELPADIVIGACLIATVVGTLAAMIPARRAASLDPVDAIRS, via the coding sequence ATGCGCGTCCGCCTGCCGTTTGAACTGCTCGTCGCGCTGCGCTTCCTGCGCGAGGGGCGTACCCAATCACTGCTGATCCTCGGTGGGGTGACCGCAGGCGTCGCGGTGACGATCTTCCTCACCCACCTCATCGGCGAGTTGCAAAGCTCGATCATCGAACGCGTGCTCGGTAGCCAGCCGCATGTGGTGATCCGCCCGCCCGACGAGGTCAATCGCCGCGCACTTCCCGATGGCCCGGGCACGCTCGCCACCGACCAGCCTCGCGCACAGCGCCTGCGGCCGGTGGATCAGTGGGAATCCGTCGCCAAGCTCGCCGCCGCGACGCCGGATGTCGTGGCCGTGTCGCCGCTCGTCACCGGCCCCGCCTTCGCGCTGCGCGGCGAGGCGAGCAAGTCGGTCGCGCTGATGGGGGTCGAGCCGGACGCTTACCGCCGCATCGTGTTGATGGACAAGTACCTCACCGCCGGCCGCTTTGCGCCGTCCGGCACCAACACCGTGATCGGCATCGAACTGGCAAAGGATCTGGGCGTATCGCTCGGCGACCGTATCCGGGTGCAGACCGCCGGTGGCCGCGAAGAAGTGCTGACGATCACCGGGCTGTTCGACATCGGCAACCGCGACCTGAACCGCCGCTGGGTCTTCGTGTCGCTGCGCCTGGGGCAATCGCTGCTCGAACTGGCGGGCGGTGTCTCGCAGGTCGACCTTCGGGTGACGGACATCTTCGAGGCCGAGGCAATCGCCCGCCCGCTTGCCGACGCCACCGGCCTCAAGGTCGAAAGCTGGATGACGACCAACGCGCAGCTGCTCGCCGGCCTGAAGAACCAGAGCACCTCGCTCAACCTGATCCGCAGCTTCGTCACGCTGATCGTCGCACTCGGTATCGCCAGCGTGCTGGTCGTGTCGGTAGTGCAGAAGCAGCGCGAGATCGGCATCCTGCGCGCGATGGGCGCCGGCCGCCGGCAACTGCTGGCGGTGTTCCTGATCCAGGGTGCGCTGGTCGGCAGCGTGGGTTCTGCGCTCGGCGCCTCGCTCGGCTGGGGGCTGCTGCAGATCTTTGCGTCGGTGTTCCGCAACGGCGATGGCACGCCGATCTTCTCGCCCGAGCTGCCGGCCGATATCGTCATCGGCGCCTGCCTCATCGCCACCGTGGTCGGCACCCTCGCCGCGATGATCCCGGCGCGGCGCGCCGCCTCGCTCGACCCGGTCGACGCGATCCGGAGCTGA
- a CDS encoding efflux RND transporter periplasmic adaptor subunit, with amino-acid sequence MPTLNQLRTRLRPWRLPVAFVLALALLIGWMLSRGKEVELRSATRQAIAQTLIATGRVETPAQVQLGLPVAGIVETLAAKEGSIVKQGELLIALRADEARASLAAADAAVVEARARLRQVEQVAGPVSSQQQRQAEENLRVAQREYERVEAMIAQGFVSPSRRDDARRILQNAEAALAAARSQAAANLPAGSEMAAAASRLVQAEANLRAARARMANHELRAPADGTVLSREVNVGDITQAGRVLMRFAAGGTLRIVTQMDEKHLAHLKPGVAGKAVADAYPGQPFDVVIDYVAPGVDAQRGTVEVKFSVPQPPAFLRPDMTVSVEIVVARKDSAVVLPLDAIHAAESESPWVLRVRDGRAERVAITLGVRGMGAAEIAKGIDAGELVVTASEPTQAGERVRGKAPRKAGLQGVPGMTR; translated from the coding sequence ATGCCCACACTGAACCAACTTCGCACGCGTCTGCGCCCCTGGCGCCTGCCCGTCGCCTTCGTCCTGGCGCTGGCCCTGCTGATCGGCTGGATGCTCAGCCGCGGCAAGGAAGTCGAGTTGCGCAGCGCGACGCGGCAAGCCATCGCGCAAACCCTGATCGCGACCGGCCGGGTCGAAACGCCTGCCCAGGTGCAGTTGGGCCTGCCGGTGGCCGGCATTGTCGAAACCCTGGCGGCTAAGGAGGGCAGCATCGTCAAGCAAGGCGAGCTGCTGATCGCGCTGCGCGCTGATGAAGCCCGCGCCAGCCTGGCCGCCGCCGACGCGGCGGTGGTCGAAGCGCGTGCGCGGCTTCGGCAGGTGGAACAGGTGGCCGGCCCGGTAAGCAGCCAGCAGCAACGGCAAGCGGAAGAAAACCTGCGTGTCGCCCAGCGTGAATATGAACGGGTTGAAGCGATGATTGCGCAGGGCTTCGTATCGCCGAGCCGGCGTGACGACGCCCGCCGCATCCTGCAGAACGCCGAGGCCGCACTGGCCGCCGCGCGCAGCCAGGCTGCGGCGAACCTGCCCGCCGGTAGCGAGATGGCCGCCGCTGCAAGCCGGCTGGTTCAGGCCGAAGCCAACCTGCGCGCCGCCCGCGCCCGCATGGCCAACCATGAGCTGCGCGCACCGGCCGATGGCACCGTGCTGTCGCGCGAGGTGAACGTGGGCGACATCACGCAGGCCGGCCGGGTGCTGATGCGCTTTGCCGCCGGCGGCACCCTGCGCATCGTCACGCAGATGGATGAAAAACACCTCGCGCACCTCAAGCCCGGCGTGGCCGGCAAAGCCGTGGCCGACGCCTACCCGGGCCAGCCTTTCGACGTGGTGATCGACTACGTCGCCCCCGGCGTCGATGCACAGCGCGGCACGGTCGAAGTGAAGTTCTCGGTGCCGCAGCCGCCGGCCTTCCTGCGCCCCGACATGACCGTCTCGGTCGAGATCGTGGTGGCACGCAAGGACAGCGCCGTGGTGCTGCCGCTCGACGCAATCCATGCGGCCGAAAGCGAATCGCCCTGGGTGCTGCGGGTGCGCGATGGCCGCGCCGAGCGGGTCGCCATCACGCTGGGCGTGCGCGGCATGGGTGCCGCCGAGATTGCGAAGGGCATCGACGCCGGCGAGCTCGTCGTCACCGCATCGGAACCGACCCAAGCCGGCGAGCGCGTGCGCGGCAAGGCACCACGCAAGGCCGGCCTGCAGGGCGTGCCCGGCATGACGCGCTGA
- the thiD gene encoding bifunctional hydroxymethylpyrimidine kinase/phosphomethylpyrimidine kinase, with product MSSRIPNALTIAGIDPSGGAGIYADLKAFSALGAYGCGVVAALTAQNTQAVTGVHTPPTDFLRLQIDTLFADVRIDSVKLGMLGTADIVATVADRLAHHAAKFVVCDPVMVAKSGDHLLAKSAVAMLKEALLPQSFMITPNLPEAGVLLDQRAPESVKEMYRAAERLRELLPLSSERWVLLKGGHLPGGELMDLLFDGDRMVEMPGQRIETKNTHGTGCTLSSAIAALLPQAADQFRPVEAAVRHAREWLLRAIAASDELEVGKGHGPVHHFHALWRR from the coding sequence TTGTCTTCCCGTATCCCCAACGCGCTGACCATCGCCGGCATCGACCCCTCCGGCGGCGCCGGCATCTATGCCGACCTGAAGGCCTTTTCCGCGCTCGGCGCCTACGGCTGCGGTGTCGTGGCCGCACTGACGGCGCAGAACACCCAGGCAGTCACCGGGGTGCACACGCCGCCCACCGATTTCCTCCGCCTGCAGATCGACACCCTGTTCGCCGACGTACGCATCGACTCGGTCAAACTCGGCATGCTCGGCACCGCAGACATCGTCGCGACGGTAGCCGACCGGCTGGCGCATCACGCAGCGAAGTTCGTGGTCTGCGACCCGGTGATGGTTGCCAAGAGCGGCGATCATCTACTGGCGAAGTCCGCAGTGGCCATGCTCAAGGAAGCCCTGCTGCCGCAGAGCTTCATGATCACCCCCAACCTGCCCGAAGCCGGCGTGCTGCTGGATCAGCGCGCGCCGGAATCGGTCAAGGAGATGTACCGCGCCGCCGAACGCCTGCGTGAGCTGCTGCCGCTTTCCAGCGAGCGCTGGGTGCTGCTCAAGGGTGGCCACCTGCCTGGCGGCGAGTTGATGGATCTGCTGTTCGACGGCGACCGCATGGTCGAGATGCCGGGCCAGCGCATCGAAACCAAGAACACCCACGGCACCGGATGCACCTTGTCGTCGGCAATCGCCGCGCTGCTGCCGCAAGCGGCCGACCAGTTCCGGCCAGTGGAAGCGGCGGTCCGCCACGCGCGCGAATGGCTGCTGCGCGCGATCGCCGCGTCGGACGAACTGGAGGTCGGCAAAGGCCACGGGCCGGTGCATCACTTCCACGCCCTCTGGCGGCGCTGA
- a CDS encoding methyl-accepting chemotaxis protein, which yields MKKIRPLMFAFVGITIALVVVLAAVVVLQLSALRAQSEYEHSVTDVMVDQLAVTKLQIVQVQQFLTDASATGEQDGVADAEKAYSAARASLAKLTALAPAFGADIDALSREVDTLREVGLGMVEAYKGGREAGNQVMKGADGFDKRAEVAQAAIDRLSARINALQDETRVRVQNSIDRTLWGAVGLALLICAVVSGVAWKLVGLIYRLIGAEPVHGAKLAGYLAQGDLTHTIEVRPGDTESLMAQLAVMRARWTDVASSLRGQAVQMSTGAGELQHKAHALASNGARQSEAAAAIAANVEQLSTSAEQIAADAGDANTHVRSMGQSAVESSQIISFVRQEVEEVARTVQEAASQVTRLDARAQDIAGIVTTIRAIADQTNLLALNAAIEAARAGESGRGFAVVADEVRKLAERTSGATVSIAQMIADVHAVTGEVVSTISRGVERVETSAAMAEDARLAMDALKQESLGACDQVSRIHTALSEQRANTHDIATKVEQIAQMAAENADASESVSVTSDRIDHIARALAQDVGYFKLGATAATEVELF from the coding sequence ATGAAAAAGATTCGCCCCCTCATGTTCGCGTTCGTGGGTATCACGATCGCACTTGTCGTGGTGCTGGCCGCCGTTGTCGTGCTGCAGCTCAGTGCCCTGCGCGCGCAAAGTGAATACGAGCACAGCGTTACCGACGTGATGGTCGACCAGTTGGCGGTGACCAAGCTGCAGATCGTGCAGGTGCAGCAGTTCCTCACCGACGCATCGGCCACCGGTGAGCAGGATGGCGTGGCGGATGCCGAAAAAGCCTACAGCGCCGCACGCGCATCGCTCGCCAAGCTGACTGCGCTGGCCCCCGCCTTCGGCGCCGACATCGATGCGCTGTCGCGCGAGGTCGATACGCTGCGTGAGGTGGGTTTGGGCATGGTCGAGGCCTACAAAGGCGGTCGCGAGGCTGGCAATCAGGTCATGAAGGGTGCCGACGGCTTCGACAAGCGGGCCGAGGTGGCGCAGGCGGCGATCGACAGGCTGAGTGCCCGCATCAATGCTTTGCAGGATGAAACCCGTGTGCGGGTGCAGAACTCGATCGATCGCACCCTGTGGGGGGCGGTAGGGCTGGCCCTGCTGATTTGCGCGGTGGTCAGCGGTGTGGCGTGGAAGCTGGTGGGCCTGATCTACCGCTTGATCGGGGCGGAGCCGGTGCATGGTGCGAAGCTCGCGGGCTATCTCGCTCAGGGTGATCTGACGCATACGATTGAAGTACGCCCCGGCGACACCGAGAGCCTGATGGCCCAGCTTGCGGTGATGCGGGCGCGCTGGACCGATGTGGCGAGCAGCTTGCGCGGCCAGGCCGTGCAGATGAGCACAGGCGCCGGCGAGCTGCAGCACAAGGCGCATGCGCTTGCGTCCAACGGTGCGCGGCAGAGTGAGGCGGCGGCCGCGATTGCGGCGAACGTGGAACAGCTCTCGACCAGCGCCGAGCAAATTGCGGCCGATGCGGGCGACGCCAACACGCATGTGCGCAGCATGGGGCAGTCGGCGGTGGAGTCGAGCCAGATCATCTCCTTCGTGCGGCAGGAGGTCGAGGAGGTGGCGCGCACCGTGCAGGAGGCCGCCAGCCAGGTTACTCGGCTGGATGCGCGGGCGCAGGACATCGCCGGTATCGTCACGACGATCCGTGCGATTGCTGACCAGACCAACCTGCTGGCGCTGAATGCGGCGATCGAGGCCGCGCGTGCCGGCGAATCGGGCCGTGGCTTCGCCGTGGTGGCCGACGAGGTGCGCAAGCTGGCCGAGCGCACCAGCGGGGCGACGGTGTCGATCGCGCAGATGATCGCCGACGTCCATGCGGTCACGGGCGAAGTCGTCAGCACCATCTCGAGGGGTGTCGAGCGCGTTGAAACCAGCGCGGCGATGGCCGAGGATGCGCGCCTGGCGATGGATGCGCTCAAGCAGGAATCCCTTGGGGCGTGCGATCAGGTCAGCCGCATTCATACCGCGCTGTCGGAACAGCGGGCCAACACCCACGACATCGCCACCAAGGTCGAACAGATCGCGCAGATGGCGGCCGAAAACGCCGACGCGTCGGAAAGCGTCTCCGTCACCAGCGATCGGATCGACCATATCGCGCGAGCCCTGGCGCAGGACGTCGGCTACTTCAAGCTCGGCGCAACGGCCGCGACCGAGGTCGAGCTGTTCTAG
- a CDS encoding acyltransferase family protein, with translation MTRPASRLPFVDLIKAVASQLIVLHHLAFYGPMSDVAAVLAPALFEWLARDARLAVQAFLVVGGFLAARSLAPQGRLTVDTSLPALAWQRYVRLALPMLVVLSIAMLTAAFARTQFDHDLLPAAPTPAQVLAHVFLLQDLVGHAALSAGVWYVAIDFQLFLLFAALMQVSRWRVVRRHLPPPLLVALLAVLSMFGFNRDPAWDVAAPYFFGSYALGAFAWWGAQRGRASWLVLMLAMATLALLVDFRDRLALAAVLAVALSLTQRHASLAGWTSHRVLAYLSRISYSVFLIHFPVCMAVTAIVWPNLPADPVVQGAGVLLAWLGSVAAGAAFHHGFESRLGTLAWPRLRPA, from the coding sequence ATGACCCGTCCCGCTTCACGCCTGCCTTTTGTCGATCTCATCAAGGCAGTTGCATCCCAACTGATCGTTCTGCACCACCTCGCGTTCTACGGGCCCATGTCCGACGTGGCGGCTGTGCTGGCGCCCGCACTCTTCGAATGGCTGGCCCGCGACGCACGTCTGGCGGTGCAGGCTTTCCTCGTGGTGGGTGGCTTTCTTGCCGCGCGCAGCCTCGCGCCGCAGGGGCGCCTCACCGTGGACACTTCGCTGCCGGCCCTCGCGTGGCAGCGCTATGTGCGGCTCGCCTTGCCGATGCTGGTCGTGCTGTCGATCGCGATGCTCACGGCGGCGTTTGCGCGTACGCAGTTTGACCACGACCTGCTGCCCGCCGCACCGACGCCGGCACAAGTGCTGGCGCATGTGTTCCTGCTGCAGGACTTGGTCGGGCACGCCGCCTTGTCGGCCGGGGTCTGGTACGTTGCGATCGATTTCCAGCTCTTCCTGCTGTTCGCCGCGTTGATGCAGGTGTCACGCTGGCGGGTGGTGCGCCGCCATTTGCCGCCGCCGCTGTTGGTTGCCTTGCTCGCCGTGCTGTCGATGTTCGGCTTCAACCGCGATCCGGCCTGGGATGTGGCGGCGCCTTACTTCTTCGGCTCTTACGCACTCGGCGCTTTCGCCTGGTGGGGGGCTCAACGCGGGCGCGCGAGCTGGCTGGTGCTGATGCTGGCAATGGCGACGCTGGCGTTGCTGGTCGACTTCCGCGATCGCCTTGCGCTGGCCGCCGTACTGGCGGTGGCGCTGTCGCTCACGCAGCGGCATGCATCGCTCGCAGGCTGGACTTCGCATCGGGTGCTCGCCTACCTGTCGCGGATCTCGTACTCCGTCTTCCTGATCCATTTCCCGGTTTGCATGGCGGTTACGGCGATCGTGTGGCCCAACCTGCCGGCCGATCCGGTCGTGCAGGGTGCGGGCGTGCTGCTCGCCTGGCTCGGCAGCGTGGCAGCCGGTGCCGCCTTTCATCACGGCTTTGAATCGCGCCTTGGCACCCTGGCCTGGCCGCGTCTGCGGCCCGCCTGA
- a CDS encoding NUDIX domain-containing protein — protein sequence MSVRDRVRVIEERLLSDNWYILKTTHFEFRRGDGRWQAQHRETYDRGNGAAILLYSLTRRSVIMTRQFRYPAFVNHYDELMIEVPAGLLDEADPETRIRAEAEEEAGYRVGNVRKVCEAFMSPGAVTERLHLFIAEYDPGDKVSDGGGLEHEGEDIEVFELDFDDAMAMVADGRICDAKTIMLLQYAALNLFR from the coding sequence ATGAGCGTCCGTGACCGAGTCCGAGTGATCGAGGAGCGCCTGCTCTCCGACAACTGGTACATCCTGAAGACCACGCATTTCGAGTTCCGCCGCGGCGACGGGCGTTGGCAGGCACAGCACCGTGAAACCTACGATCGCGGTAATGGCGCGGCGATTCTGCTCTACAGCCTGACGCGACGAAGCGTGATCATGACGCGCCAGTTCCGCTACCCGGCCTTCGTCAATCACTACGACGAGCTGATGATCGAGGTGCCCGCCGGTCTGCTCGACGAGGCCGACCCCGAAACCCGCATCCGCGCCGAGGCCGAGGAAGAAGCCGGCTACCGCGTCGGCAATGTGCGCAAAGTCTGCGAGGCCTTCATGAGCCCCGGCGCGGTGACCGAGCGCCTGCACCTGTTCATCGCCGAATACGACCCCGGCGACAAGGTCAGCGACGGCGGCGGGCTGGAACACGAAGGCGAAGACATCGAAGTGTTTGAACTGGACTTCGACGATGCGATGGCCATGGTGGCCGATGGCCGCATCTGCGACGCCAAGACCATCATGCTGCTGCAGTACGCGGCGCTGAACCTGTTCCGCTAG
- a CDS encoding response regulator, which produces MDDLLFLDDSEDAEPPAAEADEAGWVVLVVDDDPDVHIVTRMALQHFRFQGHPLKFVGCYSASETLAILPTLPDLALILLDIVMEGVSSGTELARKIRATPRYDKVQIVVRTASGGYGGTAAFSDIPIHSFIWKHETGKAELEHIVADALAAHCAATPAPA; this is translated from the coding sequence GTGGACGACCTGCTTTTCCTCGACGACAGCGAAGATGCGGAACCCCCTGCCGCCGAGGCTGACGAGGCCGGCTGGGTCGTCTTGGTCGTCGACGACGACCCAGATGTGCATATCGTGACCCGCATGGCGCTGCAGCACTTCCGATTTCAGGGCCATCCACTCAAGTTCGTCGGCTGCTACAGCGCCAGCGAGACGCTGGCGATACTGCCAACGCTGCCGGACCTTGCATTGATCCTGCTGGACATCGTGATGGAAGGCGTTTCGTCCGGCACCGAACTCGCGCGCAAGATCCGCGCTACACCGCGCTACGACAAGGTCCAGATCGTCGTTCGTACTGCGAGCGGCGGCTATGGCGGCACTGCAGCGTTTAGCGACATTCCGATCCATTCGTTCATCTGGAAGCACGAGACCGGCAAGGCAGAGCTGGAGCACATCGTCGCTGACGCCCTGGCAGCCCACTGCGCCGCCACACCAGCGCCCGCCTGA
- a CDS encoding peptidase U32 family protein, protein MSLPTHPLELLSPAKTAEIGREAILHGADAVYIGGPSFGARHNASNTVGEIAGLVAFAHRYRARIFVTLNTILHDAELEPARKLVHELYDAGVDALIVQDMGLLELDIPPIELHASTQCDIRTVEKAKFLAESGFSQIVLARELTIEQIAAVRAAVPADTVIEHFIHGALCVAFSGQCNISHAHTGRSANRGDCSQACRLPYTLQDQQGRVVAFEKHLLSMKDNNQSANLAHLIAAGVRSFKIEGRYKDASYVKNITGHYRRLLDELIEAQPELARSSSGRTELLFTPNPDKTFHRGATDYFATGRKADIGAFDTPTFVGLSLGTITRVGKDSFEIDALEPLANGDGLNYMHKREVVGLQANVVEKLGAGEEGTLWRVFPNEPVAQLPGLKPGVAVSRNRDHAWELALLKKSAERRIAVWAQCAETATGLALTLTDEDGFSATAEAAFDKQPAQNVARAESTLREHLSKFGATEFALQELTLAWSAPLFVPASVANALRRDAAERLMAARLAGWQRPLRRPEVEPPVPYPDETLSFLANVYNQAARDFYTRHGVKLIAAAYEAHEEGGEVPLMITKHCLRFSFNLCPKQAKGVQGVQGQVRAEPMTLVNGNERFTLKFDCRPCEMHVIGKAKKHILQSPPPSQVPASAKLTFYKRRADAPALS, encoded by the coding sequence ATGAGCCTGCCCACCCACCCGCTTGAACTGCTATCCCCCGCGAAAACCGCCGAGATCGGCCGCGAGGCGATCCTGCACGGCGCGGACGCGGTGTACATCGGCGGCCCCTCGTTCGGCGCGCGCCACAACGCCAGCAACACCGTCGGCGAGATCGCCGGGCTGGTGGCCTTCGCGCACCGCTACCGGGCGCGCATCTTCGTCACGCTCAACACCATCCTGCACGACGCGGAGCTGGAGCCTGCTCGCAAGCTGGTGCATGAGCTCTACGACGCCGGCGTCGATGCGCTGATCGTGCAGGACATGGGCCTCCTGGAACTCGACATTCCACCGATCGAGCTGCACGCCTCGACGCAGTGCGACATCCGCACCGTCGAGAAGGCCAAGTTCCTCGCCGAGTCGGGTTTCTCGCAGATCGTGCTGGCGCGCGAGCTGACGATCGAGCAGATCGCCGCGGTGCGGGCAGCGGTGCCGGCCGACACGGTGATCGAGCACTTCATCCACGGTGCGCTGTGCGTGGCCTTCTCCGGCCAGTGCAACATCAGCCACGCCCACACCGGGCGCAGCGCCAACCGCGGCGACTGCTCGCAGGCCTGCCGCCTGCCCTACACGCTGCAGGACCAGCAAGGCCGCGTGGTGGCCTTCGAGAAGCACCTTCTGTCGATGAAGGACAACAATCAGAGCGCCAACCTCGCGCACCTGATCGCTGCCGGCGTGCGCAGCTTCAAGATCGAGGGGCGCTACAAGGATGCGAGCTACGTCAAGAACATCACCGGCCACTACCGCCGCCTGCTCGATGAGCTGATCGAGGCGCAGCCCGAGCTTGCACGCAGTTCCAGCGGCCGCACCGAACTCCTCTTCACGCCGAACCCGGACAAGACCTTCCACCGCGGCGCGACCGACTACTTCGCCACCGGGCGCAAGGCCGACATCGGCGCCTTCGACACACCAACCTTCGTCGGGCTCTCGCTCGGCACCATCACCCGCGTCGGCAAGGACAGCTTCGAGATCGACGCGCTCGAGCCGCTCGCCAACGGCGACGGGCTCAACTACATGCACAAGCGCGAGGTCGTCGGCCTGCAGGCCAACGTTGTCGAGAAGCTGGGCGCCGGCGAGGAAGGCACACTGTGGCGCGTGTTCCCGAACGAGCCGGTGGCGCAGTTGCCGGGCCTCAAGCCCGGCGTGGCGGTGAGCCGCAACCGCGACCACGCCTGGGAACTGGCGCTGCTCAAGAAATCGGCCGAACGCCGCATCGCCGTGTGGGCGCAGTGCGCTGAAACCGCCACCGGCCTCGCACTGACGCTGACGGATGAGGACGGTTTCAGCGCCACCGCCGAAGCCGCTTTCGACAAGCAGCCGGCGCAGAACGTAGCCCGCGCCGAGTCGACGCTGCGCGAGCACCTCTCCAAATTTGGCGCCACCGAATTCGCGCTGCAGGAACTCACGCTGGCGTGGTCGGCGCCGCTGTTTGTGCCGGCCTCGGTCGCCAACGCGCTGCGCCGCGACGCCGCTGAGCGACTGATGGCGGCGCGCCTGGCCGGCTGGCAGCGCCCGCTGCGCCGGCCGGAGGTCGAGCCGCCGGTGCCGTATCCCGACGAGACGCTGTCCTTCCTCGCCAACGTCTACAACCAGGCCGCGCGCGACTTCTACACCCGCCACGGCGTCAAGCTGATCGCCGCGGCCTACGAGGCGCACGAGGAAGGCGGCGAGGTGCCGCTGATGATCACCAAGCACTGCCTGCGCTTCTCGTTCAACCTGTGCCCCAAGCAGGCCAAGGGCGTGCAAGGCGTGCAGGGTCAGGTACGCGCCGAGCCGATGACGCTGGTGAATGGCAACGAACGCTTCACGCTGAAGTTCGACTGCCGCCCCTGCGAGATGCACGTCATCGGCAAGGCCAAGAAGCACATACTGCAAAGCCCGCCTCCCTCTCAGGTGCCGGCCAGCGCGAAGCTCACCTTCTACAAGCGCCGCGCTGACGCCCCTGCGCTGTCCTGA
- a CDS encoding DUF2798 domain-containing protein produces the protein MSTPQRQRILFALLMSLLMSALMTGWVTWLNLGLQPGFFAHWRAAFVAAWPAAFLIVVSCGPAVQRASQALLARISPQG, from the coding sequence ATGAGCACCCCACAACGCCAGCGCATCCTGTTCGCTTTGCTGATGTCGCTGTTGATGTCCGCGCTGATGACCGGCTGGGTTACCTGGCTCAACCTGGGCCTGCAGCCCGGCTTCTTCGCGCACTGGCGCGCCGCATTTGTCGCAGCCTGGCCGGCGGCCTTCCTGATCGTCGTCAGCTGCGGGCCGGCCGTGCAGCGTGCAAGCCAGGCACTGCTGGCGCGCATCAGCCCGCAGGGCTGA
- a CDS encoding LysR family transcriptional regulator: MEYVFDDLALFVAIVEAGSLNQAAARSGTPPATVTRRLQRLEQQLGVRLLHRSARRLVPTAEGWQYYAQCRPLLHALTQATQSLDQSMHQVSGSIRVLAPVNLANGALLGAWPGFLARYPAVSLELELSNEVQDIVGRGADLAIRVGPQADSLLVQRRLGRIELVLVASPAYLAQHGSPADPDALSQHALIVAEPIRAWRFRDPASGAERTLMPTASRLRVNDMRLAVTMAEQGFGLLLCPMTECHAAVERGALTRVLEPWRPAGRDVFAVWPQQGFTPARVKALIEHLAAYAAMSPLLGGDHQAVAAGGLGA; this comes from the coding sequence ATGGAATATGTGTTCGATGACCTCGCGCTTTTCGTCGCAATCGTGGAGGCCGGTAGCCTGAATCAGGCGGCGGCGCGCAGCGGCACGCCGCCTGCCACCGTGACGCGCCGTCTGCAGCGGCTTGAACAGCAGCTGGGCGTGCGGCTCCTGCACCGTTCCGCGCGCCGCCTCGTGCCCACGGCCGAGGGCTGGCAGTACTACGCGCAGTGCCGCCCCTTGCTGCATGCGCTGACGCAGGCCACCCAGTCGCTCGACCAGTCGATGCATCAGGTGAGTGGCTCGATCCGCGTGCTGGCGCCGGTGAACCTTGCCAACGGTGCGCTGCTGGGGGCCTGGCCCGGCTTTCTTGCGCGCTATCCGGCGGTGAGCCTGGAACTGGAGCTCAGCAACGAGGTGCAGGACATCGTCGGGCGCGGCGCCGACCTCGCGATCCGTGTTGGTCCGCAGGCGGATTCGTTGCTGGTGCAACGCCGGCTGGGGCGGATCGAGCTGGTGCTGGTCGCCTCACCCGCCTACCTCGCCCAGCATGGCAGCCCGGCCGACCCGGATGCGCTGTCGCAGCATGCGCTGATCGTCGCCGAGCCGATCCGCGCGTGGCGCTTTCGCGATCCGGCGAGCGGCGCCGAGCGTACGCTGATGCCAACCGCGAGCCGCTTGCGCGTGAACGACATGCGGCTGGCCGTGACCATGGCGGAGCAGGGCTTCGGGCTCTTGCTGTGCCCGATGACCGAATGCCATGCGGCGGTCGAGCGTGGTGCGCTGACGCGCGTGCTGGAGCCCTGGCGCCCTGCGGGCCGCGATGTATTTGCCGTGTGGCCGCAGCAGGGTTTCACGCCGGCGCGGGTGAAGGCCTTGATCGAGCATCTGGCCGCCTACGCGGCGATGTCACCGCTGCTAGGCGGCGACCACCAGGCAGTCGCGGCCGGCGGCCTTGGCGCGTAG